TTGCCAGAGCTGTGCGGGGAACTCGGTGAAAAAGTTGAAGCTTAAAAAGAGCTTTCCTTTTTCTTCAATCGCATCCACTTCGGGGGAGCGAATGGGGCGAACACGTTCCAAAAAAGCAGTGCGATCAAAGTCGCGTGCATGTTTGGGAGAAATTTGAATGCTAATGCATTGCATGGAGACGATCCTCAACGGCTAGTTGCATGATTATACAGAAAGCGCTGCCAGCGCGGCGGAAATCGCAGCGACCCCATATGGCACGTAACCGGTTTCAGCTATGATGTATGCCCGTCATTGATCATTCGGTAGTTGTTGTGTCTTCTCCCTTATTTCGTCCTGCGGCATTGGGTATTTACCTGTTGTTTTTTTGCGCGGGTATTGTCGGTGCCTTGGTATTGCCAACCTTCAGTCTTTTTCTGGCGAAAGAGATCGGTGTTCGCCCTTTATTGGTCGGCCTGGTTTTCGCGGGCATTGCGCTGGCGAGTATTGGGTACAACCACTGGATTGGTCACTGGTCCGACAAGCTTACCGACCGCCGCCCATTGGTGGCTATTTTTTGTGTGTTGGGTGCCATTGCCTGCGTGATTTTTGCCTTGTCCCGTCACTATTGGCTGGTGGCTAGCATTGCGGTTGTTGTCTTCAGTTTATCCATGGTGTCGTTTTCGCAAATCATGGCCTATAGCCTGGATTATGCCGAGGCAGAAATTCCTCCCGACCGCATTCCGCTGTTTAATGCCATCATGCGCGCGCAAATTGCATTTGCCTGGGTAGCTGGTCCACCCGTTGGATTTTTATTGGCTACCTATTACAGCTTTAGCTTGAGTTACTCCGTTGCCGCAGGGTTGTATGTGTTGGTGGCCATGGCCAGTTTCAAACTCTTGCCGCGCCTGCCGGGCAAGGCGCGCCAGAGTGACCACAGCAATACGCCTGTGTCACTGCCTCCTTTAGTGCCCGCTGTCAGGCAGTCGCTGTGGTTTTGCGCACTTGCTTTCTCGCTGATGTGGGGCGTGAATAATGCCTACCTGATTAGCCTGCCGATTCATCTCAAGGATAATTTGCACATAGATGCCCAATGGATGGGATGGATCATGGGTACTACCGCCGCACTTGAGGTGCCCTTCATGTTGCTGGCAGGGCACTATGCCAGCCGTTTTCGGCTGGTTAATTTAATCCGCTGTGCTGGTGTTGCAGCCTTGTGTTTGTATTTGGGTGTTTATGTGGCGACCACCTTGTGGCACCTGTTTGTGCTGCAAATTTTCAATGCCATTTTTATTGGATTGCTGGCGGGCGTCGGCGTTTCTGTGATCCAGGCGTTAATGCCTGGTCGTTCTGGTGGTGCATCGGCGCTTTATACCAACACTACGCATATCGGCAATTTATTCAGCAGTTTGCTAGTTGGCGTGGTGGCTGATTATTTTGGGTATCACCAAATATTTATTGTAAATGTAGCCTTGGTGATAGTAGCCATTTGGGCTTTTGGTAAGGTGCGGTCAGCGCGCGAGTTGGCTTTACCTCACCAATAACCTGCGCGATGGAGGAGTGGGTATTACACCTCCTCCTCATTTAATAATTTTTCCAGGTCTTCCACGCTCATCGCAAAAAGGCGATGGCGTAATTCCGCTTCTATTTGCGGCATCAAACCCTTAATGACCTCATCCACCAATGCCTGCCGCGGCTTGTTAATTTTGTTAGCGATGTTTTTAGTGGCATTGACAATTTTTTTGGCTGTTTCGTATTCAAACAGCGGCGGTGGATTGTTGCCGTGCAAGCGTTCGCGAATATGCTGTGGCAAAAATGGATTTTCCCCGCTGGCTTTGGCGAGCGGGCGCGGTGCATGGGTTTCCATTGCTGCACCAAAGGATGGCTTATGACTGCTCAGGTGCGATGCAAATCCTGGTTTTTTATCGAGTATTGCGTGTGAGGGTGTTGTCAGGTCGTCTTCAAACAGTGAAGTTTGCCCCTGTAGCACAGCAGGATTATGGTGAGTCAGAGGCTGTTCCGCCGCCGCGTATGGTGAGTGATTAACTATTCCCACAAGGGGTTCCGTAATCCCCTCATCAACGTGATGGCTGTCGTCAAGGGTTTGCAATATAGGGATGTCGTCATCCTCCAGCAGAAGTCCTTTAATCGACTCCAGTTCTTGTAAAATCTCGGCTTTGGTTTTATTGGTGTTGGCCATGATATTGGTTTACCTGATGCTCGGTGCAGGGCAAATAAGGTTGTGATTATAATTTTCGGGTTTCGATTGGATAACCGCGCTGTTTATAAAAGCCAAAGCGCTCGCGGCTGGTTTGCAAGCTCCGAGGCTCCTGAATCACCACCTCACTCAACCGCTCAAAGCGGCTGAAGTAGGGCGGAATCGTTTTACTCAAGTTAAGCAATAAACCTTGATGATCTCCCGCTTCACTGCTGAAAGTGATTTCAACGGGCGCTGGCTTACCGGCGTTTATCAGTTGATGAGGCACAAAGCTCTCTGGCTTAAAGGTCCAGAGTAGGTCATCGAACTGGCGCGCTTCAGTTTCATCATCCATTACCACCAGCGTGCGCATACCCATACGGTGTACCTTGTCGATCAGACGACAAGCAAACAACCAGCGGGCTTCGCTGGTTGCGTCGGGGAGCACATAAAAATCGATCTGGGTCATTGGCTTAGGCTTGTTTTTCTGCTGTTTGATTTAGCAAGAACTGCACCAGCAGTGGAACCGGGCGGCCAGTGGCGCCTTTGGCTCCGCCAGAGCGCCAGGCAGTACCGGCAATATCCAGATGCGCCCAGTCAAACTTTCTGGCAAAGCGCGACAGGAAACAGGCCGCTGTAACACTGCCGGCTTCGCGGCCACCAATGTTTGCCATGTCGGCAAAGTTGCTATCCAGCTGTTTTTGATACTCATCCCACAGTGGCATATGCCAAGCGCGGTCAGCCGCTTCTTCACCGGCAGCGAGCAGTGATTTTGCCAATGCGTCGCTGTTGCTGAACAGTCCAGTGGCATGGTTGCCCAAGGCGATTACACAGGCGCCGGTCAGGGTTGCAATATCGACCACCGCTTTGGGTTTAAAGCGTTCGGTATAAGTGAGTGCATCGCACAGCACCAGGCGGCCTTCGGCATCGGTATTCAGAATTTCAATGGTTTGGCCAGACATAGATGTGACTATGTCGCCAGGTTTGGTAGCGCTACCGCTTGGCATGTTTTCAGTGGCCGCAATAACACCTACCACATTGATGGGCAGCTCCAGTTCAACGAGAGTCTGGAATGTTCCCAGCACACTGGCAGCGCCGCACATATCGTATTTCATTTCGTCCATAGCCGCGCCGGGCTTGAGGCTGATGCCGCCAGTATCAAAGGTGATGCCTTTACCTACTAGCGCGACAGGGGCGTGTTTCTTGGTGGCCCCTTTGTATTCGAGCACAATTAATTTGGCTGGCTGGTCGCTGCCTGCCGCAACGGAGAGGAATGAACCCATACCCAACTCTTTGAGCTGCTTTTCTTCCAGAATATTCACGCTGAGTTTGGTGTGGCTGCGACCAAGGCGTTTGGCTTCATTAGCCAGGTAGGTTGGGGTGCAGATATTCCCCGGCAAATCCCCCAGCTCGCGGGCCAGGTTCACGCCCTTGGCAATTGCTTGGCCCAATGCCAAGCCTTTAGTGACGGAATCGCTGTTGGCTTTGGTGGCAGCAAACGTAACTTTCTTTAACTGCAGGCTGACTTCTGCGGGCTTGCTTTTGAGTTTGTCGGCGCGGTAATCGAGTTGGCTCAAATGCTCTGCCAATTGACGAGCCTGCCATTCGGTAGATTGATTGCTGACAGCAACATCGGCCAGTGCCAGTGTTAAATCGGTGCAGGTCGTTGCGCGCAAAGCATCGCTGATTTTTTGTACGGCTTTACGATAGCTGTCGGCACCGATACTGCCTTCTTTGGTGGTACCCAATCCCAAAACCAGCAGTCTTGCAGCGGCAATACCCTGAGGATTTAGCAACAGTAAATGTTGTCCGGCTTTGCCTTGAAAATTCTCGCGCTTGAGTATGGTTTCCAGTTGTTGCGCA
The nucleotide sequence above comes from Cellvibrio sp. PSBB023. Encoded proteins:
- a CDS encoding sugar efflux transporter, encoding MPVIDHSVVVVSSPLFRPAALGIYLLFFCAGIVGALVLPTFSLFLAKEIGVRPLLVGLVFAGIALASIGYNHWIGHWSDKLTDRRPLVAIFCVLGAIACVIFALSRHYWLVASIAVVVFSLSMVSFSQIMAYSLDYAEAEIPPDRIPLFNAIMRAQIAFAWVAGPPVGFLLATYYSFSLSYSVAAGLYVLVAMASFKLLPRLPGKARQSDHSNTPVSLPPLVPAVRQSLWFCALAFSLMWGVNNAYLISLPIHLKDNLHIDAQWMGWIMGTTAALEVPFMLLAGHYASRFRLVNLIRCAGVAALCLYLGVYVATTLWHLFVLQIFNAIFIGLLAGVGVSVIQALMPGRSGGASALYTNTTHIGNLFSSLLVGVVADYFGYHQIFIVNVALVIVAIWAFGKVRSARELALPHQ
- a CDS encoding leucyl aminopeptidase; the protein is MTSAKSTSQSNTKNTRKTDEKKSKPSSKNTLIHFSSKVIDPLKHTTDCLVVGCYEGLKLSAAGSAINAADAQQLETILKRENFQGKAGQHLLLLNPQGIAAARLLVLGLGTTKEGSIGADSYRKAVQKISDALRATTCTDLTLALADVAVSNQSTEWQARQLAEHLSQLDYRADKLKSKPAEVSLQLKKVTFAATKANSDSVTKGLALGQAIAKGVNLARELGDLPGNICTPTYLANEAKRLGRSHTKLSVNILEEKQLKELGMGSFLSVAAGSDQPAKLIVLEYKGATKKHAPVALVGKGITFDTGGISLKPGAAMDEMKYDMCGAASVLGTFQTLVELELPINVVGVIAATENMPSGSATKPGDIVTSMSGQTIEILNTDAEGRLVLCDALTYTERFKPKAVVDIATLTGACVIALGNHATGLFSNSDALAKSLLAAGEEAADRAWHMPLWDEYQKQLDSNFADMANIGGREAGSVTAACFLSRFARKFDWAHLDIAGTAWRSGGAKGATGRPVPLLVQFLLNQTAEKQA
- a CDS encoding DNA polymerase III subunit chi gives rise to the protein MTQIDFYVLPDATSEARWLFACRLIDKVHRMGMRTLVVMDDETEARQFDDLLWTFKPESFVPHQLINAGKPAPVEITFSSEAGDHQGLLLNLSKTIPPYFSRFERLSEVVIQEPRSLQTSRERFGFYKQRGYPIETRKL